The following are from one region of the Magallana gigas chromosome 4, xbMagGiga1.1, whole genome shotgun sequence genome:
- the LOC105331620 gene encoding dedicator of cytokinesis protein 3 isoform X4 yields MDNGEWRPADDNYGVAICTYKPRVEKGLSLNVGETVHILEEYGGENGWYYGESMSRKTGWGIFPKSFIHIKDCITEGKGQYQTVIPKEDHMVRELTFGLREWFQTWKTKYLCQGWSQMLDDVAVVMADLTVLRGRLLKDTLSAEQATSLREEIATLVDWGNGQLGMDFIPRKNGQELNPDECSVIELHRVHSQGVEKLRSTKSTKRTRLPTESCRTEEGNIFNLLVCYRSNQCNIADDSIVYLSIYSAKEDKFISEQYEIRLNKNGFPVDVERSDILNSLFTDLSPEDVNKNLFLVVRIYRYGRMLHDHKEHKKPLTSPYRRPWGVGVLSVREIQEQMDIVDDLYECNLKVVSCTDDSIFSEFHESLIKRYSISSSASSSQLKASASNPERASLGLHLAVKIITGDLKKCQTEHPMLFTKGLAVIQKMDFSDVINPGEVRNDVYLELREGDFDRDGKKAQKNVEVKVTVLDKEGRHIPKCINYGYAEDLQDTFRSSVLYHNNGPKWGEIVRISIPMEKFPGSSVLFEISHCSTKASKAEKKLCGFAFMRLTDDEDIVIKDAFHNLCIYKCEDPSKIKYEKYKTMPFLVDDWGMPRQSVFISKSLPYVRSPKETMQVSTKLTSTKFTQTSELLGILKWKDCMSDLDKNLDKLMKLQGGEIMKFLSDILDALFEMLQAGNQTPYYTKVFHALTFILNLLLDSRFENFVPVLDSYLKETFTSPLVHTHLMSLFSSGIERAVNGESFPVAMSLKVLAPLVRFIVRSRELETLNPMCVNPQSDQEFSILIAKLFDSFGLLLSSKDQKLKISQMALLSNLQKSFETFVVVMTKRELAEYVKAVISKLPSPREISEDVARNKMEFIREIVNSELFIDDESRSVLLPLCVSQVRNCLLQKTFLQLVTNTLGDLLDKLFKLKQEKDMADDIEMFVKMMFQVMVDTTLSLSEKVVSHPSYISSSLSSQHESNDFDCEEEEVQKKGSKRQVDRDRRRTLTGINFFKGRPPSMSMQPSVPNLKTVDSTPVKILDIGELYKKRVPAFSMEDLGLSGEMISCMAELLRLMEHRHYNVILKPTQSSLKDFLGKVLLTFRELIKEDLFPSGWTVMRMVINNALFTAIEYLSTALSEHFLQKDQFNQQLWSHYFNLSVAFITQPSLQLEMYSEAKKQKIVERYQDMRILMGQQIQTLWENLGANRRHFIPSLIGPFLKVTLVPEEELRKATIPIFFDMMESEMKTCGNFQMVENEMIEKLDEFITSENLGDTDYMALFSTILLEKVEKEPELKDNGRQFVLSVTNLLERLLDYRQVCGGEDHRSSHMKCTFNILNFYKDNTNKEEMYIRYIKKLYDLHLGAQNYVEAGLTLKLYAQLLQWKDGVRKEELDYLAQPEWERKERVYLQILDCFDKGKVWEYGIPLCKELADVYEKKYEYRKLSNILERQARFFSNILDGVKVQEEGQDRPVFYPRQEPTYFRVAYYGQLFPPFVRNKVFIYRGNECLKLQDIINQLKQEYPMATILQFNNVIDDQKKMGEAQYIQIGSVKPRPEDKPEFVYNSGVAPEIKNFYTVNDVSTFQFDRSFHRGEKDPNNEFKTLCTERLVMHTNYTFPGILQWYEVIRTEQLTLSPVCTANEAVKSACKELQKEIDKTKKDSSIDAIKSLSMKLQGMISASVQGGIPKYQEAFFSPDYERLHPEERDRIRELKELLNEQVKLLDHGLHLMKTMDRMHGTGLSDMLRSLGEILRDIKESLGMQSSSVRRSSSHLSVSSVREGNRRSDSGVESMLVEQRPGTPGGGSIQSSGSNRSSGFSAADAVSEELVDLSEPDQGPQENVVKSRKKRNL; encoded by the exons ATGGACAATGGCGAGTGGAGACCAGCAGATGACAATTATGGTGTCG CTATATGTACCTACAAACCAAGAGTGGAGAAAGGCTTAAGTCTAAATGTGGGGGAAACAGTTCACATACTGGAGGAGTATGGGGGCGAAAATG GGTGGTATTATGGAGAATCAATGAGCAGAAAAACAGGATGG ggAATATTTCCAAAGAGTTTCATTCACATCAAGGATTGCATTACTGAGGGAAAGGG ACAATACCAAACAGTCATTCCAAAAGAAGACCACATGGTCAGAGAACTGACCTTTGGCCTACGTGAATGGTTCCAAACCTGGAAGACCAAGTACCTCTGTCAA GGATGGAGCCAGATGCTGGACGATGTGGCCGTAGTGATGGCAGATCTGACTGTACTTCGAGGCCGACTCCTAAAGGACACTCTGTCAGCGGAACAAGCTACCAGTCTACGAGAAGAAATTGCCACGCTTGTAGACTGGGGAAACGG GCAGTTAGGAATGGATTTTATTCCAAGAAAAAATGGCCAGGAGCTTAATCCTGATGAGTGCAGTGTCATAGAACTGCACAGGGTGCACAGTCAAGGAGTGGAGAAACTCCGCAGCACTAAGTCT ACAAAGCGAACACGATTACCCACAGAGTCCTGCCGCACAGAGGAAGGGAATATATTTAATCTTCTCGTGTGTTATCGCAGCAATCAGTGTAATATAGCCGATGACTCTATCGTATATCTCTCCATATACAGTGCCAAAGAAGACAAATTTATCAG TGAACAGTATGAAATCCGACTGAACAAGAATGGATTTCCTGTGGATGTGGAGAGATCAGATATCTTGAATTCTCTTTTTACT GATCTTTCACCAGAGGATGTGAACAAAAATTTATTCCTTGTTGTTCGTATATACAGATATG GTCGAATGTTACATGATCACAAGGAACACAAGAAGCCCCTTACATCACCATACAGACGGCCCTGGGGGGTTGGAG TGTTAAGTGTTCGAGAAATTCAGGAACAAATGGACATTGTAGATGATTTATATGAGTGTAACTTAAAGGTTGTGAG CTGTACTGATGACAGCATATTCTCAGAATTCCATGAATCCTTGATCAAACGTTATAGTATATCCTCATCTGCCAGTTCCAGCCAACTCAAAGCTTCTGCATCAAATCCAGAACGGGCAAGTCTTG GTCTACATCTGGCTGTGAAAATCATCACAGGTGACCTGAAAAAATGTCAGACTGAACATCCCATGCTATTTACCAAAGGATTGGCTGTGATACAAAAAATGGACTTCTCTGATGTTATTAACCCTG GGGAAGTCCGTAATGATGTGTACTTGGAACTGCGTGAGGGGGATTTTGATAGAGATGGTAAAAAAGCTCAGAAAAATGTGGAAGTAAAAGTGACAGTGTTAGACAAGGAAGGACGCCACATTCCA AAATGTATAAATTATGGTTATGCGGAAGATTTACAAGACACATTCCGATCCAGCGTACTATATCATAACAATGGACCAAAATGGGGGGAAATTGTCAGG ATCTCCATACCAATGGAAAAGTTTCCAGGATCAAGTGTACTGTTTGAAATCTCCCATTGCTCAA CTAAAGCGAGTAAGGCAGAGAAAAAACTGTGTGGATTTGCTTTCATGAGATTGACAGACGATGAAGACATTGTTATAAAAGATGCATTTCACAATCTTTGTATATATAAG TGTGAGGATCCAAGTAAAATCAAGTATGAGAAGTACAAAACCATGCCATTTCTGGTGGATGACTGGGGGATGCCTCGCCAATCAGTGTTCATATCAAAATCTCTGCCGTACGTCCGCAGTCCGAAGGAGACCATGCAAGTCTCCACCAAACTGACATCAACCAAGTTCACACAGACAT CTGAACTCCTTGGAATTTTGAAATGGAAAGACTGCATGTCCGACCTGGATAAAAATCTGGATAAACTAATGAAACTCCAGGGAGGAGAGATAATGAAG TTTCTGTCCGACATTCTTGATGCTTTGTTTGAGATGCTACAAGCTGGCAACCAAACCCCATATTATACCAAAGTGTTCCATGCTTTA ACTTTTATTTTGAATCTGCTGCTAGACAGTCGCTTTGAGAACTTTGTCCCTGTCCTAGACAGTTACCTCAAAGAGACGTTCACCTCCCCCCTAGTCCATAC CCATCTGATGTCCTTGTTCTCCTCTGGCATTGAGAGAGCTGTCAACGGGGAGTCATTTCCTGTGGCCATGTCACTCAAG GTGCTCGCTCCACTGGTGAGGTTTATCGTTCGCTCTCGAGAACTAGAGACTCTTAA CCCAATGTGTGTCAATCCTCAGTCAGACCAAGAATTCAGCATTCTGATTGCCAAGCTGTTTGACAGCTTTGGGCTTCTTCTGTCTAGCAAGGATCAGAAACTTAAGATCTCACAG ATGGCCCTGTTGTCCAACCTCCAGAAGTCCTTTGAGACTTTTGTAGTGGTCATGACCAAAAGAGAGCTTGCTGAATATGTCAAGGCGGTAATTTCCAAACTGCCCTCTCCACGAGAGATCTCAGAAGATGTGGCCAGGAACAAGATGGAATTTATCCGTGAAATTGTCAACTCTGAGCTCTTCATTGATGATG AATCTCGCAGTGTTTTGCTGCCTTTGTGTGTATCTCAGGTTCGAAATTGCTTGCTACAAAAGACTTTTCTGCAACTTGTGACTAATACGCTAGGAGACCTACTGGATAAACTATTCAAACTCAAACAG GAAAAAGACATGGCAGATGACATAGAGATGTTTGTCAAGATGATGTTTCAAGTAATGGTGGATACCACTTTGAGCCTGAGCGAGAAGGTCGTTTCTCATCCCTCGTACATTTCG TCCTCACTTTCATCACAACACGAATCAAATGATTTTGATTGTGAGGAAGAAGAAGTTCAGAAAAAAGGAAGCAAGCGGCAGGTTGACCGTGATCGTCGCCGAACTTTGACAGGAATTAACTTCTTTAAAGGGCGTCCTCCCTCAATGTCTATGCAGCCATCTGTTCCAAATCTGAAAACAGTCGATAGTACTCCTGTCAAAATT CTGGATATTGGAGAACTATACAAGAAAAGAGTGCCTGCCTTCTCCATGGAAGACCTAGGGCTCAGT GGAGAAATGATTTCCTGCATGGCAGAACTGTTGAGGCTGATGGAACACAGGCATTATAATGTCATCCTCAAACCAACACAGTCATCGCTCAAA gattttctTGGGAAAGTTCTGCTGACTTTTCGTGAGTTGATCAAAGAAGATCTGTTCCCGTCTGGTTGGACGGTCATGAGGATGGTGATTAATAA TGCACTATTCACTGCCATTGAATATCTGTCAACAGCATTAAGTGAGCACTTTCTCCAAAAGGATCAGTTTAACCAGCAG CTATGGAGTCACTACTTCAATCTGTCTGTGGCATTCATCACACAACCCAGTCTACAGCTAGAGATGTACTCGGAGGCCAAGAAACAAAAGATTGTGGAAAGGTACCAAGACATGCGGATCCTGATGGGACAACAGATACAAACACTGTGGGAGAACTTGG GAGCCAACAGACGCCATTTCATTCCATCTCTGATTGGCCCCTTCCTGAAGGTGACCCTGGTACCAGAAGAAGAACTGAGAAAAGCCACCATCCCTATTTTCTTTGACATGATGGAATCGGAGATGAAAACCTGTGGGAACTTTCAGATG GTTGAGAATGAAATGATAGAGAAGTTGGATGAGTTTATCACCTCAGAGAACCTTGGCGACACCGACTACATGGCTCTCTTCAGCACCAT ATTGCTGGAGAAAGTGGAGAAAGAGCCTGAGCTGAAGGATAATGGTCGCCAGTTTGTCCTGTCAGTGACCAACCTGTTGGAGAGGCTGCTCGACTACAG ACAAGTATGTGGTGGAGAGGACCACAGGAGCAGCCACATGAAGTGTACCTTCAACATCTTG aacTTTTACAAAGACAATACAAACAAAGAGGAGATGTACATACGCTACATTAAAAAGTTGTACGACCTTCACCTTGGGGCCCAGAACTATGTGGAGGCTGGGCTGACCCTCAAGTTGTACGCCCAGCTGCTGCAGTGGAAGGACGGAGTCAGGAAGGAGGAGCTCGACTACCTGGCCCAGCCCGAGTGGGAGAGGAAAGAAAGGGTCTACCTACAGATCCTGGACTGCTTCGACAAGGGCAAG gtTTGGGAATATGGAATTCCGCTGTGCAAGGAGTTGGCTGATGTTTATGAGAAGAAGTATGAATACAGGAAACTGAGCAACATTCTG GAAAGACAGGCACGGTTTTTTAGCAACATATTAGATGGAGTCAAAGTTCAGGAGGAGGGACAGGACAGGCCGGTCTTCTACCCGCGTCAGGAACCCACCTACTTCAGAGTGGCGTACTATGGCCAGCTCTTCCCTCCATTTGTTAGA AACAAAGTGTTCATCTACAGAGGAAACGAGTGTCTGAAGCTACAGGACATCATTAACCAGCTGAAGCAGGAGTACCCAATGGCTACCATCCTACAGTTCAACAACGTCATCgacgaccaaaaaaaaatgggggAGGCTCAAT ATATACAGATTGGCAGCGTCAAACCTCGCCCAGAGGATAAGCCTGAGTTTGTGTACAACAGTGGTGTAGCTCCTGAGATTAAAAACTTCTATACGGTTAATGATGTCAGTACATTCCAGTTTGATAGATCTTTTCACCGAGGAGAGAAGGATCCAAACAATGAGTTCAAG ACCCTGTGTACAGAGAGGCTGGTGATGCACACCAACTACACGTTCCCCGGGATCCTCCAGTGGTACGAGGTGATCCGCACCGAACAGCTGACCCTCAGTCCTGTGTGTACAGCCAATGAAGCTGTCAAATCAgcatgtaaagaactgcaaaaAGAGATTGACAAAACTAAAAAAGACTCTTCCATTGATGCTATTAAATCTCTTTCCATGAAATTACAAGGAATGATTAGTGCCTCTGTTCAAGGTGGAATACCAAAGTATCAAGAG GCCTTCTTTTCGCCGGATTATGAGCGACTACACCCTGAGGAGAGAGACAGAATACGAGAGCTGAAGGAACTCTTGAATGAACAAGTCAAACTACTGGACCATGGACTCCATTTAATGAAGACCATGGACCGCATGCATGGGACGGGACTGTCAGATATGCTGCGTTCCCTTGGTGAAATATTACGGGATATCAAGGAAAGTCTGGGAATGCAGTCCTCTTCAGTACGCAGGTCCTCCTCTCATCTCTCTGTGTCCTCAGTGAGG GAGGGGAATCGTCGGTCAGACTCAGGAGTGGAGAGTATGTTGGTGGAGCAGAGACCAGGAACCCCGGGGGGTGGGTCCATACAGTCATCAGGAAG CAATCGTTCCTCAGGGTTCTCAGCAGCAGACGCAGTGTCGGAAGAACTAGTAGACCTGTCTGAACCGGATCAAGGACCTCAAGAG AATGTGGTGAAAAGTAGAAAGAAGAGAAATTTATAA
- the LOC105331620 gene encoding dedicator of cytokinesis protein 3 isoform X3 has protein sequence MDNGEWRPADDNYGVAICTYKPRVEKGLSLNVGETVHILEEYGGENGWYYGESMSRKTGWGIFPKSFIHIKDCITEGKGQYQTVIPKEDHMVRELTFGLREWFQTWKTKYLCQGWSQMLDDVAVVMADLTVLRGRLLKDTLSAEQATSLREEIATLVDWGNGQLGMDFIPRKNGQELNPDECSVIELHRVHSQGVEKLRSTKSTKRTRLPTESCRTEEGNIFNLLVCYRSNQCNIADDSIVYLSIYSAKEDKFISEQYEIRLNKNGFPVDVERSDILNSLFTDLSPEDVNKNLFLVVRIYRYGRMLHDHKEHKKPLTSPYRRPWGVGVLSVREIQEQMDIVDDLYECNLKVVSCTDDSIFSEFHESLIKRYSISSSASSSQLKASASNPERASLGLHLAVKIITGDLKKCQTEHPMLFTKGLAVIQKMDFSDVINPGEVRNDVYLELREGDFDRDGKKAQKNVEVKVTVLDKEGRHIPKCINYGYAEDLQDTFRSSVLYHNNGPKWGEIVRISIPMEKFPGSSVLFEISHCSTKASKAEKKLCGFAFMRLTDDEDIVIKDAFHNLCIYKCEDPSKIKYEKYKTMPFLVDDWGMPRQSVFISKSLPYVRSPKETMQVSTKLTSTKFTQTSELLGILKWKDCMSDLDKNLDKLMKLQGGEIMKFLSDILDALFEMLQAGNQTPYYTKVFHALTFILNLLLDSRFENFVPVLDSYLKETFTSPLVHTHLMSLFSSGIERAVNGESFPVAMSLKVLAPLVRFIVRSRELETLNPMCVNPQSDQEFSILIAKLFDSFGLLLSSKDQKLKISQMALLSNLQKSFETFVVVMTKRELAEYVKAVISKLPSPREISEDVARNKMEFIREIVNSELFIDDESRSVLLPLCVSQVRNCLLQKTFLQLVTNTLGDLLDKLFKLKQEKDMADDIEMFVKMMFQVMVDTTLSLSEKVVSHPSYISGEMISCMAELLRLMEHRHYNVILKPTQSSLKDFLGKVLLTFRELIKEDLFPSGWTVMRMVINNALFTAIEYLSTALSEHFLQKDQFNQQLWSHYFNLSVAFITQPSLQLEMYSEAKKQKIVERYQDMRILMGQQIQTLWENLGANRRHFIPSLIGPFLKVTLVPEEELRKATIPIFFDMMESEMKTCGNFQMVENEMIEKLDEFITSENLGDTDYMALFSTILLEKVEKEPELKDNGRQFVLSVTNLLERLLDYRQVCGGEDHRSSHMKCTFNILNFYKDNTNKEEMYIRYIKKLYDLHLGAQNYVEAGLTLKLYAQLLQWKDGVRKEELDYLAQPEWERKERVYLQILDCFDKGKVWEYGIPLCKELADVYEKKYEYRKLSNILERQARFFSNILDGVKVQEEGQDRPVFYPRQEPTYFRVAYYGQLFPPFVRNKVFIYRGNECLKLQDIINQLKQEYPMATILQFNNVIDDQKKMGEAQYIQIGSVKPRPEDKPEFVYNSGVAPEIKNFYTVNDVSTFQFDRSFHRGEKDPNNEFKTLCTERLVMHTNYTFPGILQWYEVIRTEQLTLSPVCTANEAVKSACKELQKEIDKTKKDSSIDAIKSLSMKLQGMISASVQGGIPKYQEAFFSPDYERLHPEERDRIRELKELLNEQVKLLDHGLHLMKTMDRMHGTGLSDMLRSLGEILRDIKESLGMQSSSVRRSSSHLSVSSVREGNRRSDSGVESMLVEQRPGTPGGGSIQSSGSNRSSGFSAADAVSEELVDLSEPDQGPQENIPPINLPTNQPPKGAYSNNSKKKRPFSMILSTEKKPRVPPKSVWYDSGTVSSSLLEKSISDPDISRQPSHKYPDSFSRDSPFRHPGLSAEPIPEKPEPPPKQRQPKETQELVKSEISATSNRVPPLPPRKPSLGKQTNGLHRTSMYEPVESSQSSDTPPPIPQRASVLRSTVPKPAPRSSVIRHEENSRL, from the exons ATGGACAATGGCGAGTGGAGACCAGCAGATGACAATTATGGTGTCG CTATATGTACCTACAAACCAAGAGTGGAGAAAGGCTTAAGTCTAAATGTGGGGGAAACAGTTCACATACTGGAGGAGTATGGGGGCGAAAATG GGTGGTATTATGGAGAATCAATGAGCAGAAAAACAGGATGG ggAATATTTCCAAAGAGTTTCATTCACATCAAGGATTGCATTACTGAGGGAAAGGG ACAATACCAAACAGTCATTCCAAAAGAAGACCACATGGTCAGAGAACTGACCTTTGGCCTACGTGAATGGTTCCAAACCTGGAAGACCAAGTACCTCTGTCAA GGATGGAGCCAGATGCTGGACGATGTGGCCGTAGTGATGGCAGATCTGACTGTACTTCGAGGCCGACTCCTAAAGGACACTCTGTCAGCGGAACAAGCTACCAGTCTACGAGAAGAAATTGCCACGCTTGTAGACTGGGGAAACGG GCAGTTAGGAATGGATTTTATTCCAAGAAAAAATGGCCAGGAGCTTAATCCTGATGAGTGCAGTGTCATAGAACTGCACAGGGTGCACAGTCAAGGAGTGGAGAAACTCCGCAGCACTAAGTCT ACAAAGCGAACACGATTACCCACAGAGTCCTGCCGCACAGAGGAAGGGAATATATTTAATCTTCTCGTGTGTTATCGCAGCAATCAGTGTAATATAGCCGATGACTCTATCGTATATCTCTCCATATACAGTGCCAAAGAAGACAAATTTATCAG TGAACAGTATGAAATCCGACTGAACAAGAATGGATTTCCTGTGGATGTGGAGAGATCAGATATCTTGAATTCTCTTTTTACT GATCTTTCACCAGAGGATGTGAACAAAAATTTATTCCTTGTTGTTCGTATATACAGATATG GTCGAATGTTACATGATCACAAGGAACACAAGAAGCCCCTTACATCACCATACAGACGGCCCTGGGGGGTTGGAG TGTTAAGTGTTCGAGAAATTCAGGAACAAATGGACATTGTAGATGATTTATATGAGTGTAACTTAAAGGTTGTGAG CTGTACTGATGACAGCATATTCTCAGAATTCCATGAATCCTTGATCAAACGTTATAGTATATCCTCATCTGCCAGTTCCAGCCAACTCAAAGCTTCTGCATCAAATCCAGAACGGGCAAGTCTTG GTCTACATCTGGCTGTGAAAATCATCACAGGTGACCTGAAAAAATGTCAGACTGAACATCCCATGCTATTTACCAAAGGATTGGCTGTGATACAAAAAATGGACTTCTCTGATGTTATTAACCCTG GGGAAGTCCGTAATGATGTGTACTTGGAACTGCGTGAGGGGGATTTTGATAGAGATGGTAAAAAAGCTCAGAAAAATGTGGAAGTAAAAGTGACAGTGTTAGACAAGGAAGGACGCCACATTCCA AAATGTATAAATTATGGTTATGCGGAAGATTTACAAGACACATTCCGATCCAGCGTACTATATCATAACAATGGACCAAAATGGGGGGAAATTGTCAGG ATCTCCATACCAATGGAAAAGTTTCCAGGATCAAGTGTACTGTTTGAAATCTCCCATTGCTCAA CTAAAGCGAGTAAGGCAGAGAAAAAACTGTGTGGATTTGCTTTCATGAGATTGACAGACGATGAAGACATTGTTATAAAAGATGCATTTCACAATCTTTGTATATATAAG TGTGAGGATCCAAGTAAAATCAAGTATGAGAAGTACAAAACCATGCCATTTCTGGTGGATGACTGGGGGATGCCTCGCCAATCAGTGTTCATATCAAAATCTCTGCCGTACGTCCGCAGTCCGAAGGAGACCATGCAAGTCTCCACCAAACTGACATCAACCAAGTTCACACAGACAT CTGAACTCCTTGGAATTTTGAAATGGAAAGACTGCATGTCCGACCTGGATAAAAATCTGGATAAACTAATGAAACTCCAGGGAGGAGAGATAATGAAG TTTCTGTCCGACATTCTTGATGCTTTGTTTGAGATGCTACAAGCTGGCAACCAAACCCCATATTATACCAAAGTGTTCCATGCTTTA ACTTTTATTTTGAATCTGCTGCTAGACAGTCGCTTTGAGAACTTTGTCCCTGTCCTAGACAGTTACCTCAAAGAGACGTTCACCTCCCCCCTAGTCCATAC CCATCTGATGTCCTTGTTCTCCTCTGGCATTGAGAGAGCTGTCAACGGGGAGTCATTTCCTGTGGCCATGTCACTCAAG GTGCTCGCTCCACTGGTGAGGTTTATCGTTCGCTCTCGAGAACTAGAGACTCTTAA CCCAATGTGTGTCAATCCTCAGTCAGACCAAGAATTCAGCATTCTGATTGCCAAGCTGTTTGACAGCTTTGGGCTTCTTCTGTCTAGCAAGGATCAGAAACTTAAGATCTCACAG ATGGCCCTGTTGTCCAACCTCCAGAAGTCCTTTGAGACTTTTGTAGTGGTCATGACCAAAAGAGAGCTTGCTGAATATGTCAAGGCGGTAATTTCCAAACTGCCCTCTCCACGAGAGATCTCAGAAGATGTGGCCAGGAACAAGATGGAATTTATCCGTGAAATTGTCAACTCTGAGCTCTTCATTGATGATG AATCTCGCAGTGTTTTGCTGCCTTTGTGTGTATCTCAGGTTCGAAATTGCTTGCTACAAAAGACTTTTCTGCAACTTGTGACTAATACGCTAGGAGACCTACTGGATAAACTATTCAAACTCAAACAG GAAAAAGACATGGCAGATGACATAGAGATGTTTGTCAAGATGATGTTTCAAGTAATGGTGGATACCACTTTGAGCCTGAGCGAGAAGGTCGTTTCTCATCCCTCGTACATTTCG GGAGAAATGATTTCCTGCATGGCAGAACTGTTGAGGCTGATGGAACACAGGCATTATAATGTCATCCTCAAACCAACACAGTCATCGCTCAAA gattttctTGGGAAAGTTCTGCTGACTTTTCGTGAGTTGATCAAAGAAGATCTGTTCCCGTCTGGTTGGACGGTCATGAGGATGGTGATTAATAA TGCACTATTCACTGCCATTGAATATCTGTCAACAGCATTAAGTGAGCACTTTCTCCAAAAGGATCAGTTTAACCAGCAG CTATGGAGTCACTACTTCAATCTGTCTGTGGCATTCATCACACAACCCAGTCTACAGCTAGAGATGTACTCGGAGGCCAAGAAACAAAAGATTGTGGAAAGGTACCAAGACATGCGGATCCTGATGGGACAACAGATACAAACACTGTGGGAGAACTTGG GAGCCAACAGACGCCATTTCATTCCATCTCTGATTGGCCCCTTCCTGAAGGTGACCCTGGTACCAGAAGAAGAACTGAGAAAAGCCACCATCCCTATTTTCTTTGACATGATGGAATCGGAGATGAAAACCTGTGGGAACTTTCAGATG GTTGAGAATGAAATGATAGAGAAGTTGGATGAGTTTATCACCTCAGAGAACCTTGGCGACACCGACTACATGGCTCTCTTCAGCACCAT ATTGCTGGAGAAAGTGGAGAAAGAGCCTGAGCTGAAGGATAATGGTCGCCAGTTTGTCCTGTCAGTGACCAACCTGTTGGAGAGGCTGCTCGACTACAG ACAAGTATGTGGTGGAGAGGACCACAGGAGCAGCCACATGAAGTGTACCTTCAACATCTTG aacTTTTACAAAGACAATACAAACAAAGAGGAGATGTACATACGCTACATTAAAAAGTTGTACGACCTTCACCTTGGGGCCCAGAACTATGTGGAGGCTGGGCTGACCCTCAAGTTGTACGCCCAGCTGCTGCAGTGGAAGGACGGAGTCAGGAAGGAGGAGCTCGACTACCTGGCCCAGCCCGAGTGGGAGAGGAAAGAAAGGGTCTACCTACAGATCCTGGACTGCTTCGACAAGGGCAAG gtTTGGGAATATGGAATTCCGCTGTGCAAGGAGTTGGCTGATGTTTATGAGAAGAAGTATGAATACAGGAAACTGAGCAACATTCTG GAAAGACAGGCACGGTTTTTTAGCAACATATTAGATGGAGTCAAAGTTCAGGAGGAGGGACAGGACAGGCCGGTCTTCTACCCGCGTCAGGAACCCACCTACTTCAGAGTGGCGTACTATGGCCAGCTCTTCCCTCCATTTGTTAGA AACAAAGTGTTCATCTACAGAGGAAACGAGTGTCTGAAGCTACAGGACATCATTAACCAGCTGAAGCAGGAGTACCCAATGGCTACCATCCTACAGTTCAACAACGTCATCgacgaccaaaaaaaaatgggggAGGCTCAAT ATATACAGATTGGCAGCGTCAAACCTCGCCCAGAGGATAAGCCTGAGTTTGTGTACAACAGTGGTGTAGCTCCTGAGATTAAAAACTTCTATACGGTTAATGATGTCAGTACATTCCAGTTTGATAGATCTTTTCACCGAGGAGAGAAGGATCCAAACAATGAGTTCAAG ACCCTGTGTACAGAGAGGCTGGTGATGCACACCAACTACACGTTCCCCGGGATCCTCCAGTGGTACGAGGTGATCCGCACCGAACAGCTGACCCTCAGTCCTGTGTGTACAGCCAATGAAGCTGTCAAATCAgcatgtaaagaactgcaaaaAGAGATTGACAAAACTAAAAAAGACTCTTCCATTGATGCTATTAAATCTCTTTCCATGAAATTACAAGGAATGATTAGTGCCTCTGTTCAAGGTGGAATACCAAAGTATCAAGAG GCCTTCTTTTCGCCGGATTATGAGCGACTACACCCTGAGGAGAGAGACAGAATACGAGAGCTGAAGGAACTCTTGAATGAACAAGTCAAACTACTGGACCATGGACTCCATTTAATGAAGACCATGGACCGCATGCATGGGACGGGACTGTCAGATATGCTGCGTTCCCTTGGTGAAATATTACGGGATATCAAGGAAAGTCTGGGAATGCAGTCCTCTTCAGTACGCAGGTCCTCCTCTCATCTCTCTGTGTCCTCAGTGAGG GAGGGGAATCGTCGGTCAGACTCAGGAGTGGAGAGTATGTTGGTGGAGCAGAGACCAGGAACCCCGGGGGGTGGGTCCATACAGTCATCAGGAAG CAATCGTTCCTCAGGGTTCTCAGCAGCAGACGCAGTGTCGGAAGAACTAGTAGACCTGTCTGAACCGGATCAAGGACCTCAAGAG